A genomic stretch from Solanum stenotomum isolate F172 chromosome 8, ASM1918654v1, whole genome shotgun sequence includes:
- the LOC125873902 gene encoding TMV resistance protein N-like, which translates to MVKLRDSLISWKSKKQGTISRSSAEAEYRSLTSDVAEVVWIVRLFKELGADVQLPVTIHCDSKSAIQIAANPVLHERTKHIELDCHFIREKIQQGLVETKYLNTKEQEADILTKGLGKSQHEYLMSKFGELLPSLRWLDLSFSSRLVGTPDFTGMPNLERLNLEECRSLKKVHPSLGNCKKLIKLSLYRCESLERFPCINVESLEHLNLEECFRLEEFPEIIGRMKLELKIKVKCIGIREIPSYIIQHQAHLTELDLSDMEKLVALPSNIGMLKGLVKLDVSLCSKLGSLPEEIGDLENLVKLDASYTRISQPPSSIIRLNNLIFLRLRSLKLLNLNFCNIIDGGLPEDIGCLSSLKELHLSGNDFEHLPGSIAQLGALQTLYLTYCERITQLPKFPEHLNTIFADWSSDLICNSLFQNISSLQQHDISASDSLSLKALMSRVENIPSWFHHRGFDKSVSVNLPENWYVRDNFLGFAVCYSDKLIDITVHLIPLCDDGTSGITQKFALSNHSEYNPKNYSCYFFLVPLAGLWDTCKANGKTPNDYGLITLCFSGEMKKYGLRLLYKDYPQKHLGNLLNLWNYLSVLPSSVKYLAHTTKQNLSSMENLISLPSSIGLLKSLEELHVLNFYKLESLPEEIGDLENLELLAAQYSNLIQGGLSKDIGSLSSLKVLNLTGNNFEHLPQSVAQLGAVQRLSLSCSKRFKEFPGFRSKMGSLTVDPFTVREHASYFSWSSRKQETTAQSIAEVECIVVASALKTSYMDKEDVEGLRHVQTEATKIMSV; encoded by the exons ATGGTGAAGCTGAGAGATTCACTAATATCCTGGAAGTCAAAGAAACAAGGAACAATATCTAGAAGTTCAGCTGAAGCAGAATATAGGAGCTTGACAAGTGATGTAGCTGAAGTTGTTTGGATAGTGAGGTTATTCAAAGAACTAGGTGCTGATGTTCAACTTCCTGTGACTATTCACTGTGATAGCAAGTCAGCAATTCAAATTGCAGCAAATCCAGTTCTTcatgaaagaacaaaacatattgaaTTGGATTGCCATTTCATAAGGGAGAAAATACAGCAAGGATTAGTGGAAACAAAGTATTTGAATACTAAGGAGCAAGAAGCTGATATATTAACTAAAGGTCTGGGGAAGTCTCAACATGAATACTTAATGTCCAAGTTTGGT GAACTTTTGCCGTCTCTACGCTGGCTAGATCTCAGCTTCTCCAGTAGGCTAGTGGGAACACCAGATTTTACGGGGATGCCAAATTTGGAGCGTTTGAATCTGGAGGAATGTAGGAGTCTTAAAAAAGTTCACCCTTCTCTGGGAAATTGCAAAAAACTCATTAAGTTAAGTTTGTATCGTTGTGAAAGCCTTGAGAGGTTTCCATGCATTAACGTGGAGTCTCTTGAACATCTGAATCTAGAGGAATGCTTTAGATTGGAGGAATTTCCAGAAATCATTGGAAGAATGAAGTTGGAGTTAAAGATTAAGGTGAAATGCATTGGGATAAGAGAAATACCATCATATATTATTCAACACCAAGCACATCTTACAGAGCTAGATTTGTCAGACATGGAAAAACTTGTAGCTCTTCCAAGCAACATTGGCATGTTGAAAGGTTTGGTGAAGCTAGATGTCTCGTTATGCTCAAAACTTGGAAGCTTGCCAGAAGAGATAGGTGATTTAGAGAACTTGGTGAAACTTGATGCCAGCTATACTCGAATTTCACAACCTCCGTCTTCCATCATCCGCTTGAACAATCTTATATTCTTGA GGTTACGCTCATTGAAACTTCTGAATCTCAATTTTTGCAATATAATAGATGGAGGACTTCCGGAAGACATTGGATGCTTATCATCTTTGAAAGAGCTGCATCTCAGTGGAAAtgattttgaacatttgcctggAAGCATTGCCCAACTTGGTGCTCTTCAAACCTTGTACTTAACATATTGCGAAAGGATTACACAGCTGCCAAAATTTCCAGAGCACTTAAATACAATATTTGCAGATTGGAGCAGTGATTTGATCTGTAATTCGTTGTTTCAGAATATCTCATCATTGCAGCAGCATGACATCTCTGCTTCAGATTCCTTGTCACTAAAAGCGCTTATGAGTCGGGTGGAGAATATCCCAAGTTGGTTCCACCATCGGGGATTTGATAAAAGTGTATCAGTCAATTTGCCTGAAAATTGGTACGTACGTGATAACTTCTTGGGATTTGCTGTATGTTACTCTGACAAATTAATTGACATCACAGTTCACTTGATTCCTTTATGTGATGATGGGACCTCGGGTATCACCCAGAAATTTGCCTTATCCAACCATTCAGAATATAATCCTAAGAATTACTCctgctatttttttttggtacctCTTGCTGGCTTATGGGATACATGTAAGGCAAATGGGAAAACACCAAATGACTATGGGCTTATTACGTTATGTTTTTCTGGAGAAATGAAGAAGTATGGATTACGTTTGTTGTATAAAGATTATCCTCAGAAACATT TGGGGAATCTCTTGAATCTCTGGAACTATCTTTCTGTTCTACCATCATCTGTTAAGTACCTAGCTCATACTACCAAGCAAAATTTGAGTTCTATGGAAAACCTTATATCACTTCCAAGCAGCATTGGCTTGTTGAAAAGCTTGGAGGAGCTACATGTGTTGAATTTCTATAAACTTGAAAGCTTGCCAGAAGAGATAGGAGATTTAGAAAATTTGGAGCTGCTTGCTGCTCA ATACAGCAATTTAATCCAGGGAGGACTTTCGAAAGACATTGGATCCTTATCGTCTTTGAAAGTGTTGAATCTCACTGGAAAtaattttgaacatttgcctcaAAGCGTAGCCCAGCTTGGTGCTGTTCAACGCTTGTCCTTATCATGTAGCAAGAGGTTCAAAGAGTTTCCAG GGTTCAGGTCCAAGATGGGTTCACTGACTGTGGACCCTTTCACCGTCCGTGAACAC GCAAGTTATTTTAGTTGGAGCTCTAGGAAACAAGAAACTACAGCTCAATCAATAGCAGAAGTTGAGTGCATAGTTGTTGCATCTGCTTTAAAAACAAGTTATATGGATAAGGAAGATGTTGAAGGACTTAGGCATGTACAAACAGAAGCTACCAAGATCATGTCagtttaa
- the LOC125873901 gene encoding TMV resistance protein N-like yields MEYMKEENGQIVIPVFYNVDPSHIRHQRENFAKAFAKHKLKYKDDVERMERIESEDIQQIVNQISLKLCKTLVSYLQDVVGIDTHLEEVKSQLKLEINEVRSVGIWGMGGIGKTTIARKKDNYVNNKEDGKHMIAHRLRYKKVLVVLDDIDHRDHLDYLAGNSNRYGNGSRIVATTRDKHLIETSDVIYEVTTLVDHEAIKLFNQYAFVKKEVPDEYFEKLSMEAVHHAKGLPLALKVWGFFIT; encoded by the exons ATGGAATACatgaaagaagaaaatggaCAAATAGTCATACCAGTCTTCTATAATGTGGATCCATCACATATTCGTCACCAGAGAGAAAACTTTGCAAAAGCATTTGCCAAACATAAATTGAAGTACAAGGATGATGTTGAGAGAATGGAGAG GATTGAATCAGAGGATATTCAACAAATTGTTAATCAAATTTCGCTCAAATTATGCAAGACTTTAGTATCTTATTTGCAAGATGTTGTGGGAATAGATACTCATTTAGAGGAAGTAAAATCCCAACTAAAGCTTGAAATCAATGAAGTTCGAAGTGTGGGGATTTGGGGCATGGGGGGAATTGGTAAAACGACAATAGCAAG gaaaaaagataattatGTGAATAATAAGGAGGACGGAAAGCATATGATAGCTCATAGACTTCGTTATAAGAAGGTTTTAGTTGTGCTTGATGACATAGATCATAGAGACCATTTGGATTACCTAGCAGGAAATTCTAATAGGTATGGTAATGGGAGTAGAATTGTTGCAACAACTAGAGATAAGCATTTGATTGAAACGAGTGATGTGATATATGAAGTGACTACACTAGTTGACCATGAAGCTATTAAATTGTTCAATCAATATGCTTTCGTCAAAAAAGAAGTTCCCGATGAATATTTTGAGAAGCTCTCAATGGAGGCTGTACATCATGCTAAAGGCCTTCCTTTAGCCCTAAAAGTGTGGGGGTTCTTTATTACATAA